A DNA window from Xyrauchen texanus isolate HMW12.3.18 chromosome 6, RBS_HiC_50CHRs, whole genome shotgun sequence contains the following coding sequences:
- the LOC127644913 gene encoding zinc finger protein 239-like isoform X1: MKSVKEEQRDLTEMNEESQELYEVEKHHDHKFENSITGENPFSSSNAEINLLQKRTRRTKAKNLFACSQCGKSFAHKGDFHRHMKIHTGEKPFTCSQCGKSFANKGDLQRHMRIHSGEKPFTCSQCGKSFAHKGDLQRHMRIHTGEKPFTCSLCGKGFTQTSNLKIHLQYHSGLRLFNCDQCDKTFMGASQLKLHLTSHANEKPYVCSFCGKGFVSSGNLKIHERVHTGEKPYHCTSCGKSFSQSSNLKIHLQYHSGFTPFICDQCGKTFTLPSQLKLHLTSHANEKPFVCSFCGKGFVSSRNLKNYERVHTGEKPFKCTLCGRSFSHTSNLRTHLKKHCPKL, from the exons ATGAAGTCTGTTAAagaggaacaaagag ACTTGACAGAAATGAAtgaggaaagtcaagaactgtATGAAGTGGAGAAACATCATGATCATAAATTTGAAAATTCCATCACTGGTGAAAATCCTTTTAGTAGCTCAAATGCTGAAATTAATTTGTTACAGAAAAGAACTCGAAGAACAAAAGCCAAAAATCTGTTtgcctgctctcagtgtggaaagagttttgcacataaGGGAGATTTTCACCGTCACATGAAAATCCACACCGGAGAGAAACCTTTTacatgctctcagtgtggaaagagttttgcaaatAAAGGAGATCTTCagcgtcacatgagaattcactccggagagaagcctttcacctgctctcagtgtggaaagagttttgcacataaAGGAGATCTTCagcgtcacatgagaattcacactggagagaagcctttcacatgctctCTGTGTGGAAAGGGTTTCACACAAACAAGCAATCTCAAAATTCATCTGCAATATCACTCTGGTTTAAGACTatttaactgtgatcagtgtGACAAGACATTTATGGGTGCATCACAGCTAAAGTTACACCTGACATCTCATGCAAATGAAAAGCCTTAcgtgtgttctttttgtggaaagggTTTTGTTTCATCAGGAAACCTGAAAATCCATGAGAgggttcatactggagagaagccataccaCTGTACttcatgtggaaagagtttcagccAATCAAGCAATCTCAAAATTCATCTGCAGTATCACTCTGGATTCACACCATTTATCTGTGATCAGTGTGGCAAGACATTTACGCTGCCATCACAGCTGAAGTTACACCTGACATCTCATGCAAATGAAAAGCCTTttgtgtgttctttttgtggaaagggTTTTGTTTCATCAAGAAACTTGAAAAACTAtgagagagtgcatactggagagaagccgttcAAATGCACCTTATGTGGGAGGAGTTTCAGCCACACAAGTAATCTAAGAACtcatttaaaaaagcattgtCCAAAACTGTGA
- the LOC127644913 gene encoding gastrula zinc finger protein XlCGF7.1-like isoform X2 produces MNEESQELYEVEKHHDHKFENSITGENPFSSSNAEINLLQKRTRRTKAKNLFACSQCGKSFAHKGDFHRHMKIHTGEKPFTCSQCGKSFANKGDLQRHMRIHSGEKPFTCSQCGKSFAHKGDLQRHMRIHTGEKPFTCSLCGKGFTQTSNLKIHLQYHSGLRLFNCDQCDKTFMGASQLKLHLTSHANEKPYVCSFCGKGFVSSGNLKIHERVHTGEKPYHCTSCGKSFSQSSNLKIHLQYHSGFTPFICDQCGKTFTLPSQLKLHLTSHANEKPFVCSFCGKGFVSSRNLKNYERVHTGEKPFKCTLCGRSFSHTSNLRTHLKKHCPKL; encoded by the coding sequence ATGAAtgaggaaagtcaagaactgtATGAAGTGGAGAAACATCATGATCATAAATTTGAAAATTCCATCACTGGTGAAAATCCTTTTAGTAGCTCAAATGCTGAAATTAATTTGTTACAGAAAAGAACTCGAAGAACAAAAGCCAAAAATCTGTTtgcctgctctcagtgtggaaagagttttgcacataaGGGAGATTTTCACCGTCACATGAAAATCCACACCGGAGAGAAACCTTTTacatgctctcagtgtggaaagagttttgcaaatAAAGGAGATCTTCagcgtcacatgagaattcactccggagagaagcctttcacctgctctcagtgtggaaagagttttgcacataaAGGAGATCTTCagcgtcacatgagaattcacactggagagaagcctttcacatgctctCTGTGTGGAAAGGGTTTCACACAAACAAGCAATCTCAAAATTCATCTGCAATATCACTCTGGTTTAAGACTatttaactgtgatcagtgtGACAAGACATTTATGGGTGCATCACAGCTAAAGTTACACCTGACATCTCATGCAAATGAAAAGCCTTAcgtgtgttctttttgtggaaagggTTTTGTTTCATCAGGAAACCTGAAAATCCATGAGAgggttcatactggagagaagccataccaCTGTACttcatgtggaaagagtttcagccAATCAAGCAATCTCAAAATTCATCTGCAGTATCACTCTGGATTCACACCATTTATCTGTGATCAGTGTGGCAAGACATTTACGCTGCCATCACAGCTGAAGTTACACCTGACATCTCATGCAAATGAAAAGCCTTttgtgtgttctttttgtggaaagggTTTTGTTTCATCAAGAAACTTGAAAAACTAtgagagagtgcatactggagagaagccgttcAAATGCACCTTATGTGGGAGGAGTTTCAGCCACACAAGTAATCTAAGAACtcatttaaaaaagcattgtCCAAAACTGTGA